AGATTGATAATGACACCATTTCTTTTCTCTTTCATTTGCGGTACTACAGCCTTCGCACATAAAAATACACCGCGGGTATTGATTTCCTGAACAAAATCCCACTCTTCAACTGTCGTTTCATCAAATGGCTTGAGCAGCATAACACCGGCATTATTGATTAAAATATCAATACTTCCGAGTTTTTCTACCGTTTCCTGAACAGCTTTATTAACATCATCCTCAGAGCGTACATCACCAGCAAGAGCAATGGCTTCCCCAGCTAGCTCTTCCCTAATATAAGCAGCCACTTCCGAAGTTTCTGTTAAACTTCGAGAAAAAACAGCTACTTTTGCCCCCTGCTTCGCTAGGAGTATACATGTTTCCCGGCCAATTCCCCTGCCGCCGCCAGTTACAAATGCAACTTTATTTTTTAAATCCAACGTTAATCCCCCTTTCTTTACACCCCAAGTTTCTTATCATTACTAACATAAGAAGCTGCATGCTCACCAGCACGTTTACCAAACACCAGACATCGAAGCACGGAGGTGCCGCCAGGATATTTTCCATAGTATAGACCCGCTGTTTCACCTGCGACGTACAATCCAGGAATTACATCATCATCCTGCGATAAAACCCTGCCATTTGTATCAGAAGCTATGCCGCCATTAGTGAAAACATTGGAGCAGACAATTGGGTAGGCAATATATGGCGCCTTATCAATTGTTATGGCCCAGTTTGATTTTGCCGGTGTAATCCCAACAGCCTGTTTTCCGTCCTTCTTATCCCAGTGGAATTCCCCTGGCTGTACAGCAGCATTATAGGATTCTACTGTTGCAATCAATTGATCTGCAGGCACCCCAATTTTTACCGCTAATTCCTCTAGTGTATCGGCCTCAATTGCCGGTTTATCCGTTTCGATTGCTCTCTCATAATTCGGAATGTTGTACATTTTTTGGTCACTAATCATATACGCGATATGGTCTGGGAGGTCGTAAAAGATTTTGCGGGCTACCGCTTCATATTGCTCGTCAACTGTGGAAATTCCTTCATCGACAAAACGGTTGCCATTCTTATCAACTAAAATCGCGTAAGGGTAGGTCATTACTGCTGCTTCTTCCCGCTTACTTCTAGGATCCACTGGTTCTGCATGAAAGGCGTCAAACTGGCCGGCCCCTTTTGCGCCAATTGCCATTGCCATCCGAATACCTTCCCCCTTGTTGTAAAGACCGCCTTCGGCAACGGTGCGAATTTTATGTGCATCCCTGCCAACATACTGTGCCATCATCTCTTGATTTCCCTGGAATCCGCCAGCAGCAAGAACAACCGCTCCTACTTTCAGCTGAAGAGAATTTCCACCCTTAACCCGAACCATGAGCCCATTTATCGCACCTTCATCATCAAGGAGTAATTTCCATGCTGTTGCCTCGTAAATAATCTCAACACCAAATCCGCCAGCACGACGTGATAATGTATCAATTATTGCACGGCCGCCGCCAACTGGAAGCAGTCGCGGTCTTGAAGATGTTAAAAACATCGTCGGCAGGTAATCGAATTCTACCCCTTTTTCCTCAACCCACCTTAGAGTACTACCGGCGTTTTCTGCGAGAGTTTCTATGTACTCGCTATCGGAAAAATGATCGGAGAACGCCATCATATCTTCTACAAAGTTGTCTGCGATTTCATCAATATTCTTCATTCGCATGTAGGACGCTGTCCACCTAGAATTTCCGCCGCGATGATCGTAATCCGTGCGTTCTAATATTGCGATTCGTAAATTTCTTCCTGCCTTCTTGGCACTTTCCGCTGCGGACAAAGCTGCCGCCGTACCTGCCACTCCACAACCTATTACTACAATGTCATAATCCAATTCTCTCTCCACTTTCGTAACCCCCTAGTACTAAATATTATATAAATACTTCTTTTCCCACTCTTTGATTTGATTCAGCTTGAAAAGAGATTGTCTTTCCTCCCAGGTACAGATTATAGGTAATAGATTTTCCTGAGAGCCTTCTTCTTTCAGAATTCTTAAGGATTCAGTGATTCCTTTAATTGCTGAACGAAGAGCTGTATTTGCACACAACATGATTTTAAAACCGATTTCCTCTGCCTCTTTTAAAGAAATAAGCGGGGTTTTGCCCCCCTCCACCAAGTTAATAACCTGTGGGATTCCTTTTAACGAACTGGTGATTTGTCGTAATTCTTCAATGGTATTTGGCGCTTCGACAAAAATAATGTCTGCACCCGCTTCGTAATAAGCAAAAGCCCTGTCTATTGCGTCTTCAACACCATTAACAGCAATTGCATCTGTGCGTGCCATAATTGCTAGATTTTCATCTTTTCTTGCATCTAATGCTGCCTTGATTTTCCCTACCATTTCTTCTTTAGAAATAACATCTTTACCGTTAAAGTGGCCGCATTTCTTTGGCGAGACTTGATCTTCCATTTGAATGGCTGCTACTCCTGCACGTTCAAATTCTCTAACCGTCCGGATTACATTAATTGCATTTCCAAAGCCAGTATCACCGTCCACTACAATTGGAATATTGGTAACGTCAGCCATTCGAGCGACTATATCAACAACTTCTTTTAATGAAGTAAGCCCTACATCTGCCCAGCCCAGCTGTGCATTCGAAATTCCAGCCCCCGTTGCGTAAATCGCCTTAAAACCAATTTCCTCTATTAATTTTGCAGACATCGCATCATAGGCGCCAGGCAGGATAAAGGAACCGGGTTCTTGAAGCAGTTTTTGAAATTCTTTGCTTTTATTCATTAATTTGATCCTCCAACAGTTAGAATATTGCGGATATCAGGAGTGTTTGAAGCGTTACGGTGATGCCACACAACGTTTATCTCCCCAATTAAATACGACTGCAGTTCAGTAACTGGTTTTAGTAATTTCCCTTGATTACCTTCCGCCACCATCACTTCAGCACATTTTGATAGATTTCCCTTGTTTATGGTTACGGTATAATAACCAGGTGCAGGCAATGTATAATAGGGTTTTAGAATGAAAGATTGACCATCCCACTTACATTCCATTTCATAGCAGCGCCCAAGAAAATCAGACAGTTCCTCGACATTACCTGCATTAAGCCTCTCACGAATAGAGGTAGAACTAATCTTTTCGCCACGGCACATCACTTTCTCCACTTTTGTCACATCTATGATCCCGCCTGAATCTCTCTTCAAGCGCTCTAAATTTCCTATCCCTCTTGAACCATAAGAAAAATCAAAACCAGCGACTGCATGGATAACACCTAATTTGACTAGATAATCCCTCACATATTGTTCAGGTGAAAGAGAGGAAAATTCTTTATTGAATTGGGCTATATAAAATGTATCGACACCTAGTTCTCGAAGAATTCTCTCTTTTATGGAAAGAGGCATTAAGTAATCAATCTTTTTTTCCCCATTGAATAGGACTGATTTTGGATGTGGAAAAAAACTCATGACAGCTAGAGATACACCTTTTTCTTTTGCCTTCCGTAAAGCCGTTTTTATTACTTCACGATGTCCGTAATGAAGACCATCAAAAAAACCAAGCGCCATCACACATGCTTTTGCTTTTTTCTGCCAATCTGCCAAATTATCAGTGTTTATATAGATTGTTTCCATACAGTCACCTTTCTTGTCGATTAAGATTTTCTACTGGAATAGAGTTCTAATATCTTAAAGCATTGGATTCCAGACCAGATAATACGCGGCCATAGTTTTCTTTTGTGATTAATGGGGAAAGTGTTCTGTGTGAGTAAAGTGTCCAAAAATCACGGAAAATTCTTTGCAGCGGGTGCCCTTCATATACGTATCCAGAACCGCTTGCAAGAATTAAAATATCTAGTGCTTCCTTACTTACTTGATTGGCATAACCGATATCTGCTAAGGCTTTTACTCGCGCTGGCTTATCCATGAATTTACCGCTGGCAGCCCAGGAATCAAGTTCATCTGCAACACGGTAATAGTGCATGGAAGCGGTATCAATCTTCAAGGCAGCATCAGCAAGTAACGAGTGCAGCGTGGATGAATCACGTAAATATTCAACTCCGATATGTGCAGCTTTTCGATTTGGAAGTGTATTTTGGAAAAATTCTAACGCCGCCTTTACCAATCCTAAGCCTGGCAATGCTAATGACAACGATAAGGATGGAAAAAGTGCCGTACTATATAAAGGAATATCTCTTAAATGGTCTGATGTAAATGTTCCGTTCAACACTTCTGGAAAAGAAACGACTCGATGATCCGGAATAAATACGTTGGTCATTTTTACACTGTTACTTCCTGTACCCTTCAACCCCATAACATGCCAGTCATCCATAATCTCTAACTCTTCAAAAGGAAGTGTCATCAAAGCCTGATCCACCAGATTCCCTTCATCATCCCTGATTGCCATCCCAAAGTATCCCCAAGTGGCATGAAGCGATCCTGAGCAGAACATCCAGAAACCTTCTTCGATTAAATAACCACCTTCGACTTTCCTAGCAATACATTTTCTAGGTTCATATACTCCAGCAAACAGGACATTATCTTCATTCTCTCCGAAGATTTCTTGGTGTGTTTTTTCTGAAAATGATTCCGCTACCATAAGTTCCCGAATGGCACACAGTGATAAAATCCAGCCTGTAGATGCACAGCCGCGAGAGATTTCAACAATACAATCAGAATAGGTTCTCATGCTAGTTTGATAGCCGCCATAAATCCTTGGCCGAAGTAACTTGAATAATCCTGCTTCTTTTAAGTCGTTCATTGTTGTTTCAGGTATCCGGCGAATTTCTTCCGTCTCTTTTGCTCTCTCTCTCAGCTTCGGAACAAGGGCTTTTGCTTTATCTACAAGATACGTGTCGCTATAGGTAACGTTTGTCATAGTACTATCTCCTTTTCACCTTTATTCACTTTTTCGCTTAAGTTCTTAACTAAATTTTAGAAAATTACAAAATCAATTTAAAGGGTAAAAACCTTTCAACTTTCAAACATTTTCAGCTAATTTTTATTGGATTTTCAGCGAAAACTCTGAAGTTTTGGCCAGATGACTAGTACATTGTATAGAATTTTTACGAATTAATAATTTCCTTCGTTTTGATAAATTTGGCTGCATTTTCACCCGCAATTTTCCCAAAAACCGATCCAGCCATTAAACCTGCACCCCCAGGGTAGTTAAAGTAAAATAGACCGCCCACCACTTCTCCTGCAGCATAAAGCCCTGGAATAGAATGGGATAACACATCTTGAACTTCTGTTGTCGAGTTAATTTTCAAACCGCCAAATGTAAAGGTAATACCGCAAGTAACGGCATAGGCTTCAAATGGACCATCCTCCAACGTATTTGCCCAATTTGATTTGCGTACGGCTAGTCCTTCCGTACACCTGCCGTCCTTGATATTTGGATTAAACGGGATATCTTTTCGGATCGATGCATTGTATTCTTTCACACTTTGTAGAAAACCTTCAGCGTCTACACCTTCAAGTTTTTCCGCCAGCTCCTCTAGCGTATTGGCTTTTACTTTTGTTACCTGCCTGCCCTTGTATTCTTCTCGTAATAGCCGAGATACTTTTTGGTCAAAAATTTGCCATGCAAATTGTCCTGGCTGTTCGAGAATTAATCGGCCATATTTGGCATAAGTGTAATTGCGGAAATCCGCACCCTCGTCCACAAAGCGCTTTCCTTCGGCGTTTACCAGGATTCCGAAAGGATAACTGAGCTTTTGAAAACCTTCTGTAAAATCCGGGAGATACCGATCCCCGCCGACAGAATGACAGCCTGACCAATTTCCAGAAGAAAGTGCGCCAATATTTAATGCCATTTGAATGCCTTCTCCCGTATTAAAACGGCTCCCTCTTGCATGGGCCAGGTCCCATTTTGGTCCTAAATAACGTGTTCGCATTTCAGGATTTGCATGAAATCCTCCGGAGGACAAAATCACGGCCTTTGCATATACCTTTGTTGTTTTGCCTTTGTGCTTAAAAATCACTCCATGCACGCCTTCGTCATCATGGATTAGCTCAGTCGCCATGGCCTCAAATAGAGTTTGCACACCTAAAGAAGTTGCTTCTTGATGCAGGGCTTCTACTAATCCAGGTCCCCCGCCGACCGATTCAACAATCATTCCGCCCCAGAACTTAAATTTACCGTCTACCTTAAAGGCTTGACGACCATAAATAGGCACCCAGCGTACCTTGTGGGAGGTTAGCCATTTCATCGTTTCAAAACTTTTTCCTGTTAAGATTGAAGCTAGTTCCGGGTCAGTACGGTAATTGGTGACACGGCACATATCTTCATAGAATTCTTCCTCAGAATAGACACCAAAATCTGAAGACTCAATATCCTCTGGTGAAAGGTCAGGCATGATCTCCTTTAAATCTTCGACACCATCATAAGCAAACCGGATGGAACCATGTGTATAGGTGCTGTTTCCTCCTTTTTCAGCTTCTGGTGCTTTTTCAAGTACCAGGACATTTGCGCCATTTTCCCTTGCTGAGATGGCTGCGCACATAGCAGCATTGCCTGCACCAACTACAACCACATCTGTTTCATAAATTTTGATTTCACTCATAATTATCTGCCTCACTTTCCCAAAAATGTCTTTGAAAAAAGCTGACTCAATTACTTTTGAGTCAGCTTTATCGTTTAAGCCTCTATCGTAGGTTTGTTCATTTCTTTATCGCTGACGGATTCCCCCCAATAGGTGTTAGCGATTGAATGATCTTCCTCCGTCCATTCAACTGGTTCCCAATCAGGTTCAAGAATTAAATAGGAATTACTAAATAGCTCCACACGGCAGCCGCTGCCTGGGTCAAGGACATATAAGTAGAGTGCTTGAGAAACACCATGTTTACCAGGTCCGATGAACTTAATTCCTTCTTCACTTAAAATGTCTGCAGCCCGTAAGACATCCTGCGCGTTATCCAGCCAATACGAAATGTGGTGAAGCTGGTTTGGCGTTGCTGCCTGCGGTCTTGAAATAACGGCAATGTCGTGAACGAGAGGCGTTACACTCATCCAGCCGGCCATGGTTGTTTCATTGTTATATCTCACATATTCACGAAGCTTAAATCCTAATTGAGCTCCTAAATAATCCAGGATTTCTTGGACATCCATGGATGTAGCAATGTTTACATGGTCAAATCTTCTAGGTGAGCAGCCACGGGCCCAAGACTTGTAGGTTTGATTTCTCAAGACAGAACGTCTTTTTTCGTCCGCTTTAGGCTTTTCTACATCATAATAGATTTCAAAGGAATGCTGACTTGGCAGTTTAAATCGTATGGCCCGACCTTGACCCGCTTCTTCGCCTGCTTCAATCCATTTTACTTCCGTTCCAGCTTTTTCAAGAAGCTGTGCAAAACCTTCTACATCTTCCGGACGTTTCGTTCTCCAGCCAATATGATCTACATATCCTCTATCTCCTGCAGTTAAAGAAAGGGAGTGGTGTTCAAAATCGCCCCATGCGCGTAAATAATACGTACCGTTTACTTCCTCCGTTACTTCTAAGCCGATAACATCACGGAAAAACCATAGTGATTTTTCTAAGTCGGGAGTAACGATTGCCACATGTCCTAACTTTGCAATTTCAGGTAAAGTCATCTTCTTTTCCTCCTTTGATTTTTAGATTCTATCAGCAAAATAGTTCTGAATTAAGTAATTAAAGCTTTCCTGCTTTTCAATTTGCGTCCAATGTCCACATTTCCCGTATACATGCAGCTGGGCATTTGGCAAATGTGAGAGTAAATAATAGCTGGATTCTACGGAGCAAACCAGGTCATCCCGGCCGTGCACTAGTAAAACAGGATTCTCAATTCTTCTTAATGCTGTTGTTGGAACTGGTACGGCTGCTGTTGCGAAAATAGAATCATTGGAGATACGAACTTCTGGCTTCATAGCTGTTTCATATCGGTAATCAGTAATAGCGTCGATAATCGGCGCCATTGCCTCCGCATCGTATACAAACCAGCTCATAATTTGACGCAGCTTCTTTGGCGTGGGATTGTCATAAAATCCTTTCGCTCGCGCTAACTCTGGGCTTAGTTTGGTATTTGGAGTTCCTCCTGGTCCCATTAACACCACTCGATCAAATCGTTCTGGATGTTCTAATAAAAGCTCAAGTGCAATAGAACAGCCCAATGAATTACCAACTAAATGGGCCTTTTGAACACCCAAATCATCTAGAAGTTCCATAAGTTGAGTTACCCATAAATCCATCCACGCTTGCCTATTCTTAGGCAAGGTTTCCGGATGACTGCTGTTGCCAAAACCTAAAAGATCTGGAGCAAGACAGTCATACATCTCAGAACAGTCTTTCAAGGCATAACGCCAATTCGCAAATGATGTAACACCTGGACCAGAGCCATGTAAAAATAAAATCACTTCTGTATTGCCTTCACCTGCTCGATTTAGGTATGTTTCAAAGTTAGCAGTCTTAAGTAATTGTTGAGTAATGTTTGTCAATTTACCATTCTCCTCCTTGAACAAATCAATTTTTCTAGAAAATCTCACATGGATGAAATCCCTTACATTTTTAAATTCGACAGTTAAGCATAGTAAAGTTTATCTATAACTGAAATTTTAGAAAATTTGACGTTTTATTTCTAGAATAAAAACTATTTGATTATGTAACATTTTTTAGTAGATTTTTGTTGGATTATTGAAAGACTTAACAAAAAATATTACCTAATTAAGTGTTGTTTCCATAAAAAATAGCCCAAAGAGGGCTCAAATAAATTATGGTTACTTAAATTAAATTAATTAGGAATCTCCACTGCTCCTGTATCGACTATGTCTTTCTGGTCATTCTTCGCTAATCTTAAGGTAAATAGAGTAATCAGGCTGACAAGCAGGCATCCAGCGATGATAAACATTGCTTGTTTAAAATCGAAAATCCCCATTAACATTGGGCCTATGAAACCACCAAGTGATGATAACGTGCTTACTAATGCAATGCCAGCAGGTGCGGTTGATTCAGAAAAGAAGAAGGTGATATAAGCATAAAAAGTTCCGGATATCCCATATAATCCTGCTGAAGTAATTGATAGCATTAATACCATCAGCGGCACACTTGAAACGTATGCACATCCAATGAACCCAATCATGGCAATTGATACACATGCACCTAAATGCAATTTATGCCTGCCCGTTCTATCTGCATTCCAGCCTGTAAAAAGAATGGATGGAATCGCGATAATAGAAGGAATCATTGCAAGCCATCCAATTTGCAAATTGGTTGTTTCAGCAGATGAAAGTGATTTAATAATCGTAGGCATCCAATATGACAGTGCATTCACCGCAACAAATCCAGCAATATTAAATAAAGCTAATTTCCATACTTTCGATTCCATTAACATACCAAGATGTGATGATTTATTTAATTTTGCACTCAGTTTTCTTTCTTTAACAAGCTCATCTTCAAGCCATGTTTTTTCCTGTTCTGTTAACCACTTGGCGTTAACAGGACGGTCTGTCAAGTAAAATAAAACCACAATACCTAATAGAACTGCTGGTATACCCTCTAAAATAAACATCCACCGCCAGCCTGCTAATCCTCCCCAAGTCACAGTATCCATGATCCAAGTAGAAAGCGGAGCACCAATTAATGCACTTAATGGTAAGGCAACAAAAAAGAGAGCTGTTGCCTTTCCTCTTTCACGGGCTCTAAACCAATACGTTAAGTAAAGAATGATTCCTGGGACAAACCCTGCTTCTGCAGCACCCAATAAAAAGCGTAAAATATATAAGTGGGACGCAGATTGGATAAATCCAGTTAATACAACCACAATGCCCCATGTAATCATAATACGGGCAATCCAAAGCCGTGCACCAACTTTGTGCAAAATAAGGTTACTTGGAACTTCAAAAAGGAAATAACTAATAAAGAATAAACCAGACAATAGCCCAAAAGCTTCTGCCGTTAATGCTAAATCTGCATTCATCTCTAAAGCTGCATAGCCCATATTCACCCGATCCAAAAAGGCAATGACATAGAGAATTAAAATAAACGGCAGAATTCTTCTCATTGTTTTCTTTACAGTACTTCTCTCAACGGTATTAATAGCTGTAGCTACATTCAAATAAATCCCTCCCAGATTCTTGCATCAAAAAGAAAACCATTACATTTCCTAATATTAGAAAATTCTAAATATATAAACTAGAGTAAAATCCATTGGATTTTCTACCATTTTCAACCAGTTTATATTGGTTTTTTGATACTTCACCTAGAAAAATAGAGCAATCAAACCTGAATGCCCTGGTAACTGGACTCTCTATTTTTATATTTCCAGCTCCCCCAAAGCTAACAGTGAATCTAAAATCAATAGTAACTGATAGCTTTGTGATGAGTCTCGCAGATCTTTATTAATTAGATTTTCAATCTTGTTAATCCGGTACATAAGTCCACTC
This genomic stretch from Neobacillus niacini harbors:
- a CDS encoding SDR family NAD(P)-dependent oxidoreductase; protein product: MDLKNKVAFVTGGGRGIGRETCILLAKQGAKVAVFSRSLTETSEVAAYIREELAGEAIALAGDVRSEDDVNKAVQETVEKLGSIDILINNAGVMLLKPFDETTVEEWDFVQEINTRGVFLCAKAVVPQMKEKRNGVIINLSSIWGTKGGPDRSAYITSKWAVIGFSKALGEELKPFNVRVNAVCPGPVNTKMMEDIAPDANKDNWLHPIDMATVIVDLCLPKMKAVSATVIEAFGNGRPVNL
- a CDS encoding FAD-binding protein, translated to MERELDYDIVVIGCGVAGTAAALSAAESAKKAGRNLRIAILERTDYDHRGGNSRWTASYMRMKNIDEIADNFVEDMMAFSDHFSDSEYIETLAENAGSTLRWVEEKGVEFDYLPTMFLTSSRPRLLPVGGGRAIIDTLSRRAGGFGVEIIYEATAWKLLLDDEGAINGLMVRVKGGNSLQLKVGAVVLAAGGFQGNQEMMAQYVGRDAHKIRTVAEGGLYNKGEGIRMAMAIGAKGAGQFDAFHAEPVDPRSKREEAAVMTYPYAILVDKNGNRFVDEGISTVDEQYEAVARKIFYDLPDHIAYMISDQKMYNIPNYERAIETDKPAIEADTLEELAVKIGVPADQLIATVESYNAAVQPGEFHWDKKDGKQAVGITPAKSNWAITIDKAPYIAYPIVCSNVFTNGGIASDTNGRVLSQDDDVIPGLYVAGETAGLYYGKYPGGTSVLRCLVFGKRAGEHAASYVSNDKKLGV
- a CDS encoding isocitrate lyase/PEP mutase family protein, with the protein product MNKSKEFQKLLQEPGSFILPGAYDAMSAKLIEEIGFKAIYATGAGISNAQLGWADVGLTSLKEVVDIVARMADVTNIPIVVDGDTGFGNAINVIRTVREFERAGVAAIQMEDQVSPKKCGHFNGKDVISKEEMVGKIKAALDARKDENLAIMARTDAIAVNGVEDAIDRAFAYYEAGADIIFVEAPNTIEELRQITSSLKGIPQVINLVEGGKTPLISLKEAEEIGFKIMLCANTALRSAIKGITESLRILKEEGSQENLLPIICTWEERQSLFKLNQIKEWEKKYLYNI
- a CDS encoding FAD synthetase family protein; the encoded protein is METIYINTDNLADWQKKAKACVMALGFFDGLHYGHREVIKTALRKAKEKGVSLAVMSFFPHPKSVLFNGEKKIDYLMPLSIKERILRELGVDTFYIAQFNKEFSSLSPEQYVRDYLVKLGVIHAVAGFDFSYGSRGIGNLERLKRDSGGIIDVTKVEKVMCRGEKISSTSIRERLNAGNVEELSDFLGRCYEMECKWDGQSFILKPYYTLPAPGYYTVTINKGNLSKCAEVMVAEGNQGKLLKPVTELQSYLIGEINVVWHHRNASNTPDIRNILTVGGSN
- a CDS encoding acyl-CoA dehydrogenase family protein, with product MTNVTYSDTYLVDKAKALVPKLRERAKETEEIRRIPETTMNDLKEAGLFKLLRPRIYGGYQTSMRTYSDCIVEISRGCASTGWILSLCAIRELMVAESFSEKTHQEIFGENEDNVLFAGVYEPRKCIARKVEGGYLIEEGFWMFCSGSLHATWGYFGMAIRDDEGNLVDQALMTLPFEELEIMDDWHVMGLKGTGSNSVKMTNVFIPDHRVVSFPEVLNGTFTSDHLRDIPLYSTALFPSLSLSLALPGLGLVKAALEFFQNTLPNRKAAHIGVEYLRDSSTLHSLLADAALKIDTASMHYYRVADELDSWAASGKFMDKPARVKALADIGYANQVSKEALDILILASGSGYVYEGHPLQRIFRDFWTLYSHRTLSPLITKENYGRVLSGLESNALRY
- the tcuA gene encoding FAD-dependent tricarballylate dehydrogenase TcuA; the encoded protein is MESAFFKDIFGKVRQIIMSEIKIYETDVVVVGAGNAAMCAAISARENGANVLVLEKAPEAEKGGNSTYTHGSIRFAYDGVEDLKEIMPDLSPEDIESSDFGVYSEEEFYEDMCRVTNYRTDPELASILTGKSFETMKWLTSHKVRWVPIYGRQAFKVDGKFKFWGGMIVESVGGGPGLVEALHQEATSLGVQTLFEAMATELIHDDEGVHGVIFKHKGKTTKVYAKAVILSSGGFHANPEMRTRYLGPKWDLAHARGSRFNTGEGIQMALNIGALSSGNWSGCHSVGGDRYLPDFTEGFQKLSYPFGILVNAEGKRFVDEGADFRNYTYAKYGRLILEQPGQFAWQIFDQKVSRLLREEYKGRQVTKVKANTLEELAEKLEGVDAEGFLQSVKEYNASIRKDIPFNPNIKDGRCTEGLAVRKSNWANTLEDGPFEAYAVTCGITFTFGGLKINSTTEVQDVLSHSIPGLYAAGEVVGGLFYFNYPGGAGLMAGSVFGKIAGENAAKFIKTKEIINS
- a CDS encoding VOC family protein produces the protein MTLPEIAKLGHVAIVTPDLEKSLWFFRDVIGLEVTEEVNGTYYLRAWGDFEHHSLSLTAGDRGYVDHIGWRTKRPEDVEGFAQLLEKAGTEVKWIEAGEEAGQGRAIRFKLPSQHSFEIYYDVEKPKADEKRRSVLRNQTYKSWARGCSPRRFDHVNIATSMDVQEILDYLGAQLGFKLREYVRYNNETTMAGWMSVTPLVHDIAVISRPQAATPNQLHHISYWLDNAQDVLRAADILSEEGIKFIGPGKHGVSQALYLYVLDPGSGCRVELFSNSYLILEPDWEPVEWTEEDHSIANTYWGESVSDKEMNKPTIEA
- a CDS encoding alpha/beta fold hydrolase yields the protein MTNITQQLLKTANFETYLNRAGEGNTEVILFLHGSGPGVTSFANWRYALKDCSEMYDCLAPDLLGFGNSSHPETLPKNRQAWMDLWVTQLMELLDDLGVQKAHLVGNSLGCSIALELLLEHPERFDRVVLMGPGGTPNTKLSPELARAKGFYDNPTPKKLRQIMSWFVYDAEAMAPIIDAITDYRYETAMKPEVRISNDSIFATAAVPVPTTALRRIENPVLLVHGRDDLVCSVESSYYLLSHLPNAQLHVYGKCGHWTQIEKQESFNYLIQNYFADRI
- a CDS encoding MFS transporter, which gives rise to MNVATAINTVERSTVKKTMRRILPFILILYVIAFLDRVNMGYAALEMNADLALTAEAFGLLSGLFFISYFLFEVPSNLILHKVGARLWIARIMITWGIVVVLTGFIQSASHLYILRFLLGAAEAGFVPGIILYLTYWFRARERGKATALFFVALPLSALIGAPLSTWIMDTVTWGGLAGWRWMFILEGIPAVLLGIVVLFYLTDRPVNAKWLTEQEKTWLEDELVKERKLSAKLNKSSHLGMLMESKVWKLALFNIAGFVAVNALSYWMPTIIKSLSSAETTNLQIGWLAMIPSIIAIPSILFTGWNADRTGRHKLHLGACVSIAMIGFIGCAYVSSVPLMVLMLSITSAGLYGISGTFYAYITFFFSESTAPAGIALVSTLSSLGGFIGPMLMGIFDFKQAMFIIAGCLLVSLITLFTLRLAKNDQKDIVDTGAVEIPN